In Natranaeroarchaeum aerophilus, one genomic interval encodes:
- a CDS encoding dCTP deaminase domain-containing protein, producing the protein MVHASLPYDETVFLWTPERGFGFYEIGDIVENERPARAVSFDPKTLRVSTHPVTDYITNPTKQIYRVTLSSGREVLVTRDHNLFTLNEHGGVTRLPSEDAEGEWVMIPGSMPEALGEESRLDLFDLLDDDSDITVYAADGLGDVSWESVPSGSRNFYQKNGKAPLSAVGRGSIPDDAQIAFKGSDQRAPRYIDVTSELGWVLGFYIAEGFSRRKQIQLSNTNRSYLDRAADWFDQYDVSLSWDERDNGVTVLTICSALWSRVFRSLAGAGKEKNIPDRAWNWSDDTLAGLLEGLLDGDGCRRDTRTTLYTANSDLADRAMYLAQRLGHLASSYSRHRERHIPMSDVDHEGTEWAIDIRKDAHKQGQYVPVPSKLLRSLRNEASYTMAEAADKMGYASKSSISNVENETYNTVKRSTLERFRDVYAEAGADTDRLDDILDGDILFDRVTAVEETDRVEPTYDLEVQPDGQTIENFLGGRGGVFLSNTAGLCDPGYKGQITLELSNLGAAPVALEPGMRISQLTFTELSSPAERPYGAERGSKYQDQSGPQASKIGGDREFGGDQ; encoded by the coding sequence GTGGTCCACGCCTCGTTACCATACGACGAAACCGTGTTCCTCTGGACCCCTGAACGCGGTTTTGGCTTCTACGAGATAGGTGATATCGTCGAGAATGAACGACCTGCCCGCGCAGTTTCGTTCGATCCTAAAACGCTTCGCGTAAGCACGCACCCGGTCACTGATTATATAACGAACCCTACAAAACAGATCTACCGTGTGACTCTTTCGTCCGGTCGCGAGGTACTGGTCACCCGCGACCACAACTTGTTCACCCTCAACGAACACGGTGGTGTAACCAGACTCCCCTCCGAGGATGCGGAGGGGGAATGGGTTATGATCCCTGGCTCGATGCCAGAGGCGCTCGGAGAGGAATCGAGGCTGGACCTGTTTGATCTACTTGACGACGATAGTGATATCACGGTGTATGCCGCTGACGGTCTCGGTGACGTCAGCTGGGAGTCCGTTCCGTCTGGCTCCCGGAATTTCTATCAAAAGAACGGGAAAGCCCCGCTGTCGGCTGTCGGACGGGGATCGATCCCCGACGACGCGCAGATAGCTTTCAAAGGAAGTGATCAGCGAGCACCCCGATATATCGACGTAACGTCCGAACTCGGTTGGGTACTCGGATTTTATATTGCTGAAGGGTTCTCACGCCGAAAACAGATTCAGCTCTCTAACACCAACCGGTCGTATCTCGACCGCGCTGCGGACTGGTTCGACCAGTACGACGTGAGCCTCTCGTGGGACGAACGGGACAACGGCGTGACGGTGTTGACGATCTGTTCGGCGCTTTGGTCACGCGTCTTCCGCTCGCTGGCAGGGGCGGGCAAAGAAAAAAACATCCCTGATCGGGCCTGGAACTGGTCGGACGACACGCTTGCTGGCCTTCTGGAAGGGTTGCTGGACGGCGACGGCTGTCGCCGTGACACCCGAACAACATTATACACCGCAAATTCCGACCTCGCGGACCGGGCGATGTACCTTGCACAGCGGCTTGGACACCTGGCATCGTCGTACAGTCGTCATCGTGAAAGGCACATCCCGATGAGTGATGTCGACCACGAGGGAACTGAGTGGGCTATCGACATTCGAAAGGACGCTCATAAACAGGGCCAGTACGTTCCCGTCCCGAGCAAGCTCCTTCGGTCGCTTCGTAACGAAGCTAGCTACACGATGGCAGAAGCCGCCGACAAAATGGGGTATGCCTCGAAGTCGAGCATCTCGAACGTGGAAAACGAGACGTACAATACAGTGAAACGGTCGACGCTGGAGCGGTTCCGTGACGTATATGCCGAGGCAGGTGCGGATACGGATCGGCTCGACGATATCCTCGACGGTGATATCCTGTTCGACCGGGTTACTGCTGTCGAAGAAACCGATCGTGTGGAACCGACGTATGATCTTGAAGTTCAACCAGACGGTCAAACAATCGAAAACTTCCTCGGTGGACGCGGTGGCGTATTCCTCTCAAACACGGCGGGTCTGTGCGATCCCGGCTACAAAGGACAGATCACACTCGAACTCTCGAACCTCGGTGCCGCGCCGGTCGCACTCGAACCGGGGATGCGGATCTCACAGCTAACGTTCACCGAACTCTCCTCTCCTGCAGAGCGTCCCTACGGCGCGGAGCGGGGCTCGAAGTATCAGGATCAGTCCGGCCCACAGGCTTCGAAGATCGGCGGCGACCGCGAGTTCGGCGGGGATCAATAA
- a CDS encoding ABC transporter permease, which translates to MSWQLVARKDFEDAIRSWMLWAIISVFVTLMVIVTAGANANTEGAPEFAEFVNFFTTLGGELLIPLTALMVGYLAITGERQSGSLRLLFGLTHDRRDVMIGKLTSRAGVMVIAALVTCVTAGVMGIVLGSPVPLDTFLVFTGFTVLLALSFIGIAIGVSARSATRMRSMGGVIGSYVLFVVLWQPIVAGIHYLSYGELAGLEPPEWYLFAKLLNPIEAYRQAMMLLIDETVFGLFGWEFMVENLGEGAQDGSAELMLTNRVAGDLPIYLSEWAIVVVLLVWFVVPVALGYRAFENADLN; encoded by the coding sequence ATGAGCTGGCAGCTCGTCGCCCGGAAGGATTTCGAGGATGCGATCCGCTCGTGGATGCTCTGGGCGATCATCAGTGTCTTCGTCACGCTGATGGTAATCGTTACGGCTGGAGCGAATGCGAACACTGAGGGAGCCCCCGAGTTCGCGGAGTTCGTGAACTTCTTTACCACGCTCGGCGGTGAACTACTGATCCCGCTGACCGCGCTGATGGTCGGCTATCTGGCGATCACCGGCGAGCGTCAGTCCGGAAGCTTGCGGCTCCTGTTCGGGCTTACGCACGATCGGCGAGACGTCATGATCGGGAAGCTCACCAGCAGAGCCGGCGTGATGGTGATCGCCGCGCTCGTCACCTGTGTCACAGCAGGCGTGATGGGCATCGTGCTCGGGAGCCCAGTGCCGCTCGACACGTTCCTCGTATTTACGGGGTTCACAGTGTTGCTGGCGCTTTCGTTCATCGGCATCGCGATCGGCGTCTCCGCGCGAAGCGCCACGCGAATGCGGTCGATGGGCGGCGTGATCGGTAGCTACGTCCTGTTCGTAGTACTGTGGCAACCGATTGTCGCGGGTATCCACTATCTCAGCTACGGCGAACTGGCCGGCCTCGAACCGCCCGAGTGGTACCTGTTCGCGAAGCTGCTGAATCCGATCGAGGCCTACCGGCAGGCAATGATGCTCCTGATCGACGAGACAGTGTTTGGACTGTTCGGCTGGGAGTTCATGGTCGAGAATCTCGGTGAGGGTGCTCAGGATGGATCGGCGGAGCTGATGCTGACGAACCGCGTCGCCGGGGACCTCCCGATCTACCTCTCGGAGTGGGCTATCGTCGTGGTGTTGCTCGTGTGGTTCGTTGTTCCCGTCGCGCTCGGCTATCGTGCGTTCGAGAACGCAGATCTGAACTGA
- a CDS encoding thiamine-phosphate synthase family protein — MQFIEEIVVDEFLPTFRSMLAEELRERDLTQNEVATVLGISQSAVSKYVHGDVSRNERIETDERVIDLIEEIADGLTTGDMRPVQALVEAEVLIRQLEDGDILAKLHQEAVPELAEYDTTIRIHDPENDLRSAERVLTSVRRGLRMLENASGFAGLIPNVGSNLVVCLADADSVDDVAGVPGRIFDVKGKATIPGDPEFGVSEYVASILLATRQHGGTARAAVNLRYDPDLVERFAEAGYETVEFDAESETSAAIADAMADADDPTILYQTGGYGIEPILYVLGEDAETVAGIVREML, encoded by the coding sequence ATGCAATTTATCGAGGAGATCGTCGTCGACGAGTTTCTGCCGACGTTTCGATCCATGCTGGCAGAGGAACTCCGTGAACGGGACCTGACACAGAACGAGGTTGCGACTGTCCTTGGAATCAGTCAGAGTGCCGTCTCGAAGTACGTCCACGGTGACGTGAGCCGAAACGAGCGTATCGAGACTGATGAACGCGTGATCGACCTCATCGAGGAGATCGCGGACGGGTTGACCACAGGGGATATGCGCCCCGTACAGGCGCTTGTCGAGGCCGAGGTACTGATCCGCCAGCTGGAGGACGGCGATATCCTGGCCAAACTCCATCAGGAAGCGGTCCCCGAACTCGCGGAGTACGACACCACCATCCGCATCCACGACCCGGAGAACGATCTCCGATCAGCCGAGCGCGTTCTCACATCTGTTCGACGCGGGCTCCGGATGCTCGAAAACGCAAGCGGATTCGCGGGGCTGATTCCGAACGTCGGTTCGAACCTCGTCGTCTGCCTGGCGGACGCCGACAGCGTGGACGACGTGGCGGGTGTCCCCGGTCGGATCTTCGACGTCAAGGGAAAAGCGACGATACCGGGCGACCCCGAGTTCGGCGTCAGCGAGTACGTGGCCTCTATTCTTCTCGCGACCCGCCAGCACGGCGGTACGGCGCGTGCCGCGGTTAACCTCCGGTACGACCCCGATCTTGTCGAGCGGTTCGCCGAGGCGGGATACGAGACCGTCGAGTTCGACGCCGAATCCGAAACGAGTGCGGCGATCGCCGACGCGATGGCCGATGCAGACGATCCCACCATTCTCTATCAGACCGGTGGCTACGGCATCGAACCGATCCTGTACGTGCTCGGTGAGGACGCCGAGACTGTCGCCGGAATCGTTCGCGAGATGCTATAG
- a CDS encoding ABC transporter ATP-binding protein, whose translation MGAIETNGLTKQYGSETALSSLDLDVEEGEVFGFLGPNGAGKTTTIDLLLDFIRPTDGSATVLGYDAHEEPGSVRERVGILPDGFDLWERSTGYRHLEFAIESTGGESDPDELLDRVGLDREAAKRSAGEYSKGMGQRLAMAMALAGDPDLLILDEPSSGLDPHGITTMQEIVREEAASGTTVFFSSHILGQVSAVCDRVGILDDGELATVDTIEGLRDTAGVGSRLIVETSGTPPTDIPAIEGVAGVAADGPTFEVSYTDPVAKGRVIHRIVEEGVEVVDFATEEATLEDLFSAFTATDAESLTTGVGDETDTDIEDGADTNAGGRTDTDVENGADTEPVTASGAVDDVESEVTQR comes from the coding sequence ATGGGAGCGATAGAGACGAACGGTCTGACAAAGCAGTACGGATCAGAGACAGCACTCAGCTCGCTGGATCTCGACGTCGAGGAGGGAGAAGTGTTTGGCTTCCTCGGCCCGAACGGAGCCGGGAAGACGACGACGATCGATCTGTTGCTCGACTTTATTCGACCAACGGACGGGTCGGCGACGGTGCTAGGCTACGACGCCCACGAAGAGCCCGGTTCGGTACGAGAGCGTGTCGGGATCCTACCGGATGGGTTCGACCTCTGGGAACGATCGACGGGATACCGACATCTGGAGTTCGCAATCGAATCGACTGGTGGTGAAAGCGATCCCGACGAGCTACTGGATCGGGTCGGTCTCGACCGCGAGGCCGCCAAGCGATCTGCGGGGGAGTACTCGAAAGGGATGGGCCAGCGCCTCGCAATGGCGATGGCGCTTGCCGGCGATCCCGACCTGTTGATCCTCGATGAGCCCTCCAGCGGGCTCGACCCACACGGGATCACCACGATGCAGGAGATCGTCCGGGAGGAAGCGGCCTCCGGAACGACGGTATTCTTTTCCAGTCACATCCTCGGGCAGGTCTCCGCAGTCTGCGATCGAGTCGGGATTCTGGATGACGGCGAACTCGCTACCGTCGATACAATTGAGGGGCTTCGCGACACAGCAGGGGTCGGCTCAAGGCTCATCGTCGAGACGTCCGGGACACCACCCACGGATATCCCGGCGATCGAGGGGGTTGCCGGTGTGGCCGCTGACGGGCCGACGTTCGAAGTCTCGTATACCGACCCCGTCGCTAAAGGACGGGTGATTCACCGGATCGTGGAGGAAGGCGTCGAAGTGGTCGACTTTGCGACTGAGGAAGCGACCCTGGAGGACCTGTTTTCGGCGTTCACGGCAACCGACGCCGAATCTCTCACGACGGGTGTCGGGGACGAGACCGATACAGACATCGAGGACGGAGCCGACACGAACGCCGGGGGCAGAACTGATACGGACGTCGAGAACGGAGCCGACACCGAACCGGTGACCGCATCGGGAGCCGTCGATGACGTCGAATCGGAGGTGACCCAGCGATGA